A portion of the Oxynema aestuarii AP17 genome contains these proteins:
- the cobM gene encoding precorrin-4 C(11)-methyltransferase, with product MTRTVLPSLENSSETPLAPAVYIVGAGPGDPDLLTLKAYKILSRADAIVFADSLVPRQVLEGVRPDAERIPTANKTLEQILPMMVDRVRQGKSVVRLHSGDPSLYSAIFEQMQALAEAGIAFEIIPGISAYQDAAAKLGVELTVPGLVQTIILTRISGRASSVPDTEELASLAAHRASLCLYLAARHVRSAQDKLMQHYPGDIPVAICYRLGWPDEQIIRVPLREMAQATEAAKLERTTMYVISPALAAGRSPELEQESTARSRLYHPEHTHLFRPRKEQT from the coding sequence ATGACACGAACTGTTCTCCCTTCCCTCGAAAACTCTAGCGAAACCCCTCTCGCCCCCGCCGTTTATATTGTCGGGGCCGGTCCGGGGGATCCGGATTTGCTAACGCTGAAAGCTTATAAAATTTTGTCGCGGGCAGATGCGATCGTGTTTGCCGATTCCCTCGTCCCCCGTCAGGTCTTGGAAGGGGTTCGCCCGGATGCGGAACGCATTCCCACGGCGAATAAAACCCTCGAACAGATTTTACCGATGATGGTCGATCGCGTCCGTCAAGGTAAATCGGTGGTGCGTTTGCATTCGGGAGATCCGAGCCTCTACAGTGCAATTTTCGAGCAAATGCAAGCTTTAGCCGAAGCGGGGATCGCTTTTGAAATTATTCCCGGCATTAGTGCCTATCAAGATGCCGCCGCTAAATTGGGGGTCGAGTTGACCGTCCCCGGATTGGTGCAAACGATTATTCTCACTCGGATCTCCGGTCGCGCCTCGTCGGTTCCCGACACTGAGGAACTCGCCTCTCTGGCGGCCCATCGCGCCAGTTTGTGCCTCTATTTGGCGGCTCGCCACGTGCGATCGGCTCAGGACAAATTGATGCAACATTATCCTGGGGACATACCCGTCGCCATTTGTTATCGCCTCGGCTGGCCCGACGAGCAAATTATCCGGGTTCCCTTGCGAGAGATGGCGCAAGCGACGGAAGCGGCGAAGTTAGAACGGACGACGATGTACGTGATTTCTCCCGCATTGGCGGCGGGTCGCAGTCCGGAACTGGAGCAAGAGTCCACCGCGCGATCGCGTCTTTACCATCCGGAACACACCCACCTATTTCGTCCCCGTAAAGAGCAAACATAA
- a CDS encoding phenylpyruvate tautomerase MIF-related protein, whose protein sequence is MPLIKVKTSVSEPDRAQVDALLKDLSASMAKHFSKPESYVMTALEAGVPMTFAGSSDEPVCYLEVKSIGSMSSAQTKAMSDDFCQKINAALGVPKNRIYIEFADAKGSMWGWNSSTFG, encoded by the coding sequence ATGCCTTTAATTAAAGTTAAAACCTCTGTTAGCGAACCGGATCGAGCGCAAGTCGATGCCTTGCTCAAAGACCTTTCGGCGAGCATGGCCAAGCATTTTAGCAAGCCGGAATCTTATGTAATGACGGCGTTAGAAGCGGGCGTACCGATGACTTTTGCCGGTTCGAGTGACGAACCCGTTTGTTATTTGGAAGTCAAAAGTATTGGTTCGATGAGTTCGGCGCAAACTAAAGCAATGAGCGATGATTTTTGTCAGAAAATTAATGCGGCTTTGGGGGTGCCAAAAAATCGGATTTATATTGAATTTGCCGATGCTAAAGGGTCGATGTGGGGCTGGAATAGTTCGACGTTCGGTTAG
- the lgt gene encoding prolipoprotein diacylglyceryl transferase — protein MDIPTLLLGFQFTSPGPILFKLGPLTIRWYGLLIAMAVLIGFTLSQGLAKRRQVNPDLLADLTLYLVLAAIPCARLYYVAFHWPQYAANPLDIFAIWQGGIAIHGAIIGGVIAAAIFARVRKISFWQLADLVAPSLILGQAIGRWGNFFNSEAFGRPTQLPWKLYIPPLARPPQYLEFDYFHPTFLYESLWDLGVFILLLTLFLRDLRQPFLKTGSLFLLYAIAYSSGRIWIEALRTDSLMLGPIRIAQLVSLLGILFGVAGLVWLYGFKRRLPDVVGDD, from the coding sequence ATGGATATCCCCACCTTACTTTTAGGCTTTCAATTCACCTCTCCCGGACCGATTCTCTTCAAACTCGGTCCGTTGACGATTCGCTGGTACGGTTTGCTAATTGCAATGGCGGTGTTAATCGGCTTCACCCTCTCCCAAGGGCTTGCCAAACGCCGCCAGGTCAATCCGGACTTACTCGCCGATTTAACCCTTTATTTGGTCTTAGCTGCCATTCCTTGTGCCAGATTGTATTACGTGGCCTTTCATTGGCCACAGTACGCCGCCAATCCTTTAGATATCTTCGCGATCTGGCAAGGGGGGATTGCCATCCACGGCGCCATTATCGGCGGGGTTATCGCTGCGGCAATTTTTGCCCGCGTCCGGAAGATTTCCTTTTGGCAACTGGCGGATTTAGTGGCGCCCTCTCTGATTCTCGGTCAGGCGATCGGACGGTGGGGCAATTTCTTCAATTCCGAAGCCTTTGGCAGACCCACCCAATTACCTTGGAAACTCTACATCCCTCCCCTGGCGCGACCGCCCCAATATCTCGAATTCGATTACTTTCATCCCACCTTTCTCTACGAATCGTTATGGGATTTGGGCGTCTTTATCTTGCTGCTGACCCTGTTTTTGCGGGACTTACGCCAGCCGTTTCTCAAAACCGGAAGCTTGTTTTTACTCTACGCGATCGCCTACAGTAGCGGTCGCATCTGGATCGAAGCCTTGCGAACCGACAGCCTCATGCTCGGTCCGATCCGGATCGCCCAACTCGTCAGCCTTTTAGGAATCCTCTTCGGCGTCGCGGGGTTGGTTTGGCTGTACGGATTCAAGCGACGCTTACCGGATGTCGTCGGCGACGACTGA
- a CDS encoding Gfo/Idh/MocA family protein, which translates to MSARQSTPYPQRTQSEPLRIGVIGVGNMGQHHTRVLSLFKDVQLVGVADINVERGLDTASKYRIRFFEDYRELLPHVDAVCIAVPTRLHYEVGMNCLESGIHVLIEKPIAASINEAELLVNAAAEFGCILQVGHIERFNPAFQELSKVLKTEELLALEAHRMSPYSHRANDVSVVLDLMIHDIDLLLELAAVPVVRLTASGSRACKDRPTASPYLDYVTATLGFANGMVATLTASKVTHRKIRSIVAHCKNSLTEADFLNNEILIHRQTTADYMTEYGQVLYRQDGLIEKVYTSNIEPLHAELEHFVNCVRGGHQPSVGGEQALKALRLASAIEQMALDGQMWDTEYLSCVQPRSVPV; encoded by the coding sequence ATGTCAGCGAGGCAGTCAACACCCTACCCGCAACGAACCCAATCGGAACCCCTCCGCATTGGGGTAATCGGGGTGGGGAACATGGGACAGCATCATACCCGCGTTCTGAGTCTGTTCAAAGACGTTCAATTGGTCGGTGTCGCCGATATTAATGTCGAACGCGGTTTGGATACGGCGAGTAAGTATCGAATTCGTTTTTTTGAAGATTATCGGGAATTACTTCCCCACGTGGATGCGGTTTGCATTGCCGTACCGACTCGCTTGCATTACGAAGTCGGTATGAATTGCTTGGAATCGGGAATTCACGTTTTAATCGAAAAACCAATCGCCGCCAGCATTAACGAGGCGGAGTTGTTGGTCAATGCGGCTGCCGAATTCGGCTGCATTCTCCAAGTCGGTCATATCGAACGTTTCAATCCGGCGTTTCAAGAACTGAGTAAGGTTCTCAAAACCGAAGAGTTACTCGCTCTCGAAGCCCATCGCATGAGTCCGTATTCCCATCGGGCGAACGATGTGTCGGTAGTGTTGGATTTGATGATCCACGATATCGATTTACTTTTGGAGTTGGCTGCAGTTCCGGTGGTTCGCTTGACGGCGAGTGGCAGTCGGGCGTGCAAGGATCGACCGACAGCTTCTCCTTATTTAGATTACGTGACGGCAACGTTAGGATTTGCGAACGGGATGGTCGCGACGTTGACGGCGAGTAAGGTGACCCACCGCAAGATTCGCTCGATTGTCGCCCATTGTAAAAATTCTCTAACCGAAGCGGATTTTCTTAATAATGAAATCTTAATTCACCGCCAAACGACGGCGGATTACATGACCGAATACGGTCAGGTTCTCTATCGACAAGATGGGTTAATCGAAAAAGTATATACGAGTAATATCGAACCGCTTCATGCAGAGTTGGAGCATTTTGTCAACTGCGTTCGCGGCGGTCACCAACCGTCGGTAGGGGGCGAACAGGCGCTCAAGGCGCTGCGGTTGGCGAGTGCGATCGAACAAATGGCCCTCGACGGTCAGATGTGGGATACGGAATATCTCAGTTGCGTGCAGCCGCGATCGGTTCCGGTCTAG
- a CDS encoding SGNH/GDSL hydrolase family protein, whose product MNVLAILLTLFTVALLVLEVSLRWGLGLGNPPLYLPDDEIGYLLAPDARVRRFGRRIEINQYSMRSGPIAPVPAPGTTRVLLLGDSVANGGWWTDQEQTISALMTRQLEQTEVLNASANSWGPRNELAYLRRFGTFGARILVLLLNTDDLFGGRPTPQLVGVDRNYPIRRPIGAIGELLERYVLPRPPLPELPKESGDLVGINLEAIAHIHQIAIARDLYFLLALTPLRRELGEPGPRDYEWTLRSRLQTLSEERHIPYLDFLEPFNAIDNPATLYRDHIHLSPKGNEYVSRSLAERILELRSKLSN is encoded by the coding sequence GTGAACGTACTGGCAATCCTACTGACGCTTTTTACGGTTGCATTGCTCGTTTTGGAAGTCAGCTTGCGCTGGGGACTGGGATTGGGCAATCCTCCCCTGTACCTTCCCGACGACGAGATCGGCTATTTGCTCGCTCCCGACGCCCGAGTGCGCCGCTTTGGTCGTCGGATTGAAATTAATCAGTATTCTATGCGCTCGGGTCCGATCGCCCCCGTTCCAGCTCCCGGAACGACCCGCGTGCTGCTGTTGGGCGATTCGGTCGCCAATGGCGGTTGGTGGACCGACCAAGAACAGACGATTTCCGCCCTCATGACTCGTCAATTGGAGCAGACGGAAGTCTTGAACGCTTCGGCAAATTCTTGGGGACCGCGCAACGAATTGGCCTACTTGCGGCGCTTTGGTACCTTTGGGGCCCGCATTTTAGTCTTGCTGCTCAATACGGACGACTTGTTCGGGGGCCGCCCGACACCCCAACTCGTCGGCGTCGATCGCAACTACCCGATCCGACGACCCATCGGGGCGATCGGCGAATTGCTCGAACGCTACGTTCTACCGCGTCCGCCCCTTCCGGAGTTACCGAAGGAAAGCGGCGATCTCGTCGGGATCAACTTGGAGGCGATCGCCCACATCCATCAGATCGCGATCGCGCGCGATCTTTACTTCTTACTCGCTCTGACGCCCCTGCGTCGCGAACTCGGCGAACCCGGTCCGCGCGATTACGAATGGACGTTGCGATCGCGCCTCCAGACCTTGAGTGAAGAGCGCCACATCCCCTATCTCGACTTCCTCGAACCCTTTAACGCGATCGACAACCCCGCTACCCTCTATCGCGACCATATCCATCTCAGCCCCAAAGGGAACGAGTACGTCAGTCGCTCTCTCGCCGAAAGAATTTTAGAATTGAGATCGAAGCTCTCCAATTGA
- a CDS encoding RNA-guided endonuclease InsQ/TnpB family protein — MDSGNTSLKSKKIRVYPETELKMTWRKWLAASRYCYNAGMARLRDTYFEGLKLPSAYDLRQVVMSKIPEWVNSTPFNLRGAAVLDAHAAFKNTPKEHKLRPKFRSCRQPVSSFKLQSQNWRGGTTYPTHKTESGIKLKELKVNASEEIPAAIPSDFNVILDRGRWFITYTVEEEGLTNPHQQAIALDPGVRTFLTGFDGNKVIELGNGSISRIVKLCKRLDRIQSETAKAKGRDNKRKRFKLRKLARQLRIKIRNLVDECHKKTAAFLTSNYSQVIIPDFKSSSMVYRAKRKINHKTARSLLTWAHYRFKQRLVHQAVKRGCQVIEVTEEYTSKTCSKCGQIHNRLGGSKKFICPNCSHRIDRDANGSINVFLKTISGN; from the coding sequence ATGGACTCAGGAAATACAAGTCTCAAATCAAAGAAGATCCGGGTTTACCCTGAAACCGAATTAAAGATGACTTGGCGCAAGTGGCTGGCAGCTAGCAGATATTGCTATAACGCCGGAATGGCAAGATTACGCGATACTTATTTTGAAGGGCTTAAATTACCTAGTGCTTATGACTTGCGTCAGGTGGTGATGTCGAAGATCCCGGAATGGGTAAATTCAACTCCCTTTAATTTGCGTGGAGCGGCGGTGCTCGACGCTCATGCCGCCTTTAAAAACACTCCCAAAGAACACAAGCTGAGGCCAAAGTTTCGGAGTTGCCGTCAACCCGTTTCATCCTTTAAGTTACAGTCTCAAAACTGGAGAGGGGGTACGACCTACCCAACGCATAAAACCGAGTCAGGAATTAAGCTAAAGGAGCTAAAAGTTAATGCCAGTGAAGAAATACCAGCAGCGATTCCGAGCGATTTTAATGTCATTTTGGATCGAGGTAGATGGTTTATAACCTACACCGTCGAAGAGGAAGGGCTGACCAATCCTCATCAACAGGCGATCGCCCTAGACCCTGGAGTGAGAACTTTTTTGACTGGTTTTGACGGCAACAAGGTCATTGAACTAGGCAACGGCTCAATCTCGCGCATTGTCAAGCTCTGTAAGCGTTTAGATCGGATTCAGTCAGAAACTGCTAAAGCTAAAGGTAGAGACAATAAGCGCAAAAGATTCAAGCTAAGAAAGCTGGCTCGGCAGCTAAGAATAAAAATTAGAAACCTGGTTGATGAATGTCACAAAAAGACTGCTGCTTTCTTGACCTCTAATTACTCCCAGGTCATTATTCCCGACTTTAAGTCATCGTCTATGGTCTACAGAGCCAAGCGAAAGATTAACCATAAAACAGCACGTTCTTTGCTCACTTGGGCGCACTACCGCTTTAAACAGAGGCTGGTTCACCAAGCGGTTAAACGAGGCTGCCAGGTAATAGAAGTCACGGAAGAATATACAAGCAAAACCTGCTCAAAATGCGGGCAGATTCACAATCGGCTAGGCGGTTCTAAGAAATTTATCTGCCCCAATTGCTCCCATAGAATCGACCGGGATGCTAATGGCAGTATCAATGTCTTCTTGAAAACAATCTCTGGCAATTAG
- the btpA gene encoding photosystem I biogenesis protein BtpA: MDLTQIFKTPNPIIGVVHLMPLPTSPRWGGNLNAVIERAEREATALASGGVDGIIIENFFDAPFTAGQVDPAVVSAMTLIVQRVMNLVTLPIGINVLRNDALSGLAIASCVGAKFIRVNVLTGVMATDQGLIEGQAHQVLRYRRELGADVKILADVLVKHARPLGSPNLTTAVQETIERGLADGIILSGWATGSPPTLEDLELARAAARGTPVFIGSGASWENISTLMQAADGAIVCSSLKRHGKIDEPIDPIRVGQFVEATRRSIASSSSVAAQRSSVKLHSRS; this comes from the coding sequence GTGGATTTAACTCAAATCTTCAAAACCCCGAATCCGATTATTGGTGTCGTCCACTTAATGCCTCTGCCCACCTCGCCGAGATGGGGAGGCAATCTCAATGCAGTCATTGAGCGAGCCGAACGAGAAGCCACGGCCCTCGCCTCGGGTGGCGTCGATGGCATTATCATCGAGAACTTTTTCGACGCTCCGTTTACCGCCGGACAGGTCGATCCCGCCGTGGTCAGCGCGATGACGCTGATCGTGCAACGGGTCATGAATTTAGTGACCTTGCCGATCGGGATTAATGTATTACGCAACGACGCTCTGAGTGGGTTGGCGATCGCCTCGTGTGTGGGGGCCAAATTTATCCGAGTCAACGTTTTGACCGGAGTGATGGCCACCGATCAAGGGTTGATCGAAGGACAAGCCCACCAAGTCTTGCGCTACCGACGGGAATTGGGGGCCGATGTCAAGATTTTGGCGGACGTTCTAGTCAAACACGCCCGTCCGTTAGGTTCTCCCAACCTCACCACTGCCGTGCAAGAAACGATCGAACGCGGTTTGGCGGACGGGATTATCCTCTCGGGATGGGCGACGGGCAGTCCGCCGACTCTCGAAGATCTCGAACTGGCGAGGGCTGCCGCTCGCGGAACCCCTGTCTTTATCGGCAGTGGGGCGTCTTGGGAAAATATTTCGACCCTGATGCAAGCGGCTGACGGGGCGATCGTGTGCAGTTCGCTCAAGCGTCACGGCAAAATCGACGAGCCGATCGATCCGATTCGAGTCGGTCAGTTTGTCGAAGCCACCCGCCGCTCGATCGCCAGTTCGTCTTCCGTAGCGGCCCAACGCTCCTCAGTCAAGTTGCATTCTCGCTCGTGA
- a CDS encoding flavin reductase family protein, translated as MLDEQAKKTILRKIPHGLYICGVQEGDNVNGFTASWVMQASFQPPLVVNCVKSDSGSHAMIKASGVFALSVLEANQKELAQKFFKPQRRVGNKFEDVEFYLGETGCPIISDSLGYVECRVVGSVEKGDHTVFVGEVVAAGVHREGEPLLLESTGWNYGG; from the coding sequence TTGCTAGACGAACAAGCTAAAAAAACTATCCTCCGCAAAATCCCTCACGGACTCTATATCTGCGGGGTTCAAGAAGGCGACAACGTGAACGGATTTACGGCCAGTTGGGTCATGCAAGCTTCGTTCCAACCGCCGTTAGTGGTCAATTGCGTCAAAAGCGATTCCGGTTCTCATGCCATGATTAAGGCGAGTGGGGTCTTTGCGTTGAGCGTGTTGGAAGCCAACCAAAAAGAGTTAGCCCAGAAGTTTTTCAAGCCCCAACGCCGGGTTGGCAATAAGTTTGAAGATGTCGAGTTTTATTTGGGCGAAACGGGCTGTCCGATTATCTCGGATTCTCTCGGTTACGTCGAATGTCGCGTGGTCGGTTCCGTGGAAAAAGGCGATCACACGGTTTTCGTGGGAGAGGTTGTCGCTGCAGGCGTCCACCGGGAAGGCGAACCGTTGTTGTTAGAAAGTACGGGCTGGAATTACGGGGGCTAA
- a CDS encoding DUF4114 domain-containing protein produces MKSRPLLWGAIAGMLLGSFSGPAQARDLFGNGGIEFDVDTIVEFEFAESNGAFQSTFGVINLETGVKTPLLVEVKPSDRAQTVERPSTYTDDTGQSQSQDFLGTPGNTVPQPLVEFEFEANTRYAFYLESSYNGRPVNLLYSTDAQNPNSRRQAEFRGDFSALANGEGALIRWDDTGEALVRASDQDRDFDDFIVIVGGYQDCPYDEISEFDSSTSR; encoded by the coding sequence TTGAAAAGCCGCCCCCTGCTCTGGGGAGCGATCGCCGGAATGTTACTCGGCAGTTTTTCCGGCCCGGCCCAAGCCCGCGATCTATTTGGCAATGGCGGCATTGAATTTGATGTCGATACGATCGTCGAATTTGAATTTGCCGAGTCTAACGGGGCGTTTCAATCCACCTTTGGGGTCATTAATTTAGAGACCGGGGTCAAAACTCCCTTGCTCGTCGAAGTCAAACCCTCAGACCGCGCCCAAACGGTGGAACGTCCCTCGACCTACACCGACGATACCGGACAATCCCAAAGCCAGGACTTTTTGGGAACTCCCGGCAATACGGTTCCCCAACCCTTAGTCGAATTCGAGTTTGAAGCCAATACTCGTTATGCTTTCTATCTCGAATCGAGCTACAACGGCAGACCCGTTAATTTGTTATATTCCACCGACGCCCAAAATCCCAACAGCCGCCGTCAGGCGGAGTTTCGCGGCGATTTTTCGGCCCTCGCCAACGGTGAAGGCGCGCTCATTCGCTGGGACGATACCGGAGAAGCCCTCGTTCGCGCTTCCGACCAAGACCGCGACTTCGACGACTTTATCGTGATCGTCGGAGGTTATCAGGACTGTCCTTACGACGAAATCAGTGAGTTCGATTCCTCCACTTCTCGTTAG
- a CDS encoding CHASE2 domain-containing protein: protein MILKSPTPPIPLWQQAADTFNRLRRLLVVAGGVGGVIIGLRALGLLQTLEWAAYDQLFLLRSPDAHDSRITIVGIEEADLQQLQQWPISDRTMARAIEKIAALEPRAIGLDIFRDLPVAPGHPELQRVFAQTPNAIGIEQLPTRLQPGVPAPEILKSQGRVGFNNVMLDDDRKVRRNLIYLADENNNWQQSFAFKLALQYLQPMGVKIERVGVYSFRLGRATFNIFHENDGGYVRADDGGYQMLANFYVPPPGDSPGQTPGEPPARRGYLRVSLTEVLEDRVPQSWMRDRVVLIGSTTTSIKDFFDTPYTSSLLDPQEQVFGVELHANFLGQILSAALDGRSPYIRVWNDATEGLWILGWSVVGAAIAWKWRSPLWLLCALLCALGVLGGSAFLWFLWGWWIPSIPPLITLLGSTGAIAANIAYQEEKLKRAFAESKDFLNQIINTIPDPIFVKDKNHKWIVLNQAYCELVGQPLEALLDKSEYDFLDSEQAHNFWQQDELVLKSGEAHDHEEQFTDTRGFTHYLATKRSLHKDPAGNLFLVGVIRDITERKKMEEQLKQTARELANSYEELKLSQENLRHQAYHDSLTGLPNRKLFYERLNQALEWASFNNQLVAILFLDLDGFKTINDNFGHDIGNFVLEGVAKRLTGCLRSSDTVARLGGDEFTVILPGIPREQDVASVAQKIMRALLVPFIVEQSEIEVTTSIGISLYPLTSENADELTKQADEAMYRAKHRGKNQYEFF, encoded by the coding sequence ATGATCCTCAAGTCGCCCACCCCCCCGATTCCCTTGTGGCAACAGGCTGCCGATACCTTCAATCGCCTGCGTAGATTGCTGGTCGTCGCCGGGGGGGTGGGTGGAGTCATCATCGGTTTGCGCGCCTTGGGGCTGCTGCAAACCCTCGAATGGGCCGCTTACGACCAATTATTTTTGTTGCGATCGCCCGACGCCCACGACTCTCGCATCACGATCGTCGGGATCGAAGAAGCCGATTTACAACAACTCCAACAATGGCCAATTTCCGATCGCACCATGGCTCGGGCGATCGAAAAAATTGCCGCTCTCGAACCCCGGGCGATCGGCTTAGATATTTTTCGCGATTTACCCGTCGCCCCCGGTCACCCAGAATTACAACGGGTTTTCGCCCAAACCCCGAACGCGATCGGGATCGAGCAGCTCCCCACACGCTTGCAACCCGGCGTTCCCGCCCCCGAAATCCTCAAATCTCAAGGTCGCGTCGGCTTTAACAACGTCATGCTCGACGACGATCGCAAAGTCCGCCGCAATCTCATCTATTTAGCCGACGAAAACAACAATTGGCAGCAAAGTTTTGCCTTTAAACTCGCCTTGCAATACTTGCAGCCGATGGGGGTCAAAATCGAACGGGTCGGGGTCTATTCCTTTCGTCTGGGGCGCGCGACCTTCAATATTTTTCACGAAAACGACGGCGGCTACGTCCGCGCCGACGATGGCGGCTATCAAATGTTGGCGAATTTTTACGTTCCGCCACCGGGCGATTCTCCTGGGCAGACCCCGGGCGAACCCCCCGCGCGCCGTGGCTACCTGCGCGTGTCCCTGACCGAGGTGCTAGAGGATCGCGTCCCGCAAAGTTGGATGCGCGATCGCGTCGTCCTCATCGGTTCGACCACGACCAGCATTAAAGACTTTTTTGACACCCCTTACACCAGCAGCTTGCTCGATCCCCAAGAACAGGTGTTTGGGGTCGAACTCCACGCCAATTTTCTCGGCCAGATTCTCAGCGCCGCTTTAGACGGGCGATCGCCTTACATCCGAGTCTGGAATGACGCGACTGAAGGGTTATGGATCTTGGGATGGTCCGTGGTCGGGGCGGCGATCGCCTGGAAGTGGCGATCGCCCTTGTGGCTGCTGTGCGCCCTCCTCTGCGCCCTCGGCGTCCTCGGCGGTAGCGCCTTCCTCTGGTTTTTATGGGGGTGGTGGATTCCCTCGATCCCCCCCTTAATCACCCTCCTCGGTTCCACTGGGGCGATCGCCGCCAATATCGCTTACCAAGAAGAAAAACTCAAACGCGCTTTTGCCGAATCCAAAGACTTTCTCAACCAAATTATCAACACGATCCCCGATCCCATCTTTGTCAAAGATAAAAATCACAAATGGATCGTCCTCAACCAAGCCTACTGCGAATTAGTCGGCCAACCCCTCGAAGCCCTTCTAGATAAATCAGAATACGACTTTCTCGATTCCGAACAAGCCCATAATTTTTGGCAGCAAGACGAACTCGTCCTCAAAAGCGGCGAAGCGCACGACCACGAAGAACAATTTACCGATACCCGAGGTTTTACCCATTATTTAGCCACCAAACGTTCCCTGCATAAAGACCCCGCAGGTAACCTCTTCTTAGTCGGCGTAATTCGCGATATCACCGAACGCAAAAAAATGGAGGAACAACTCAAACAAACGGCCCGAGAATTGGCCAATTCTTATGAAGAACTCAAACTATCTCAAGAAAACTTGCGCCATCAAGCGTATCACGATAGTTTGACCGGATTGCCCAACCGCAAATTATTTTACGAACGCTTAAATCAAGCATTAGAATGGGCGAGTTTTAACAATCAATTAGTTGCTATTTTGTTTCTCGATTTAGATGGCTTTAAAACGATCAACGATAATTTCGGTCACGATATTGGTAACTTCGTGCTCGAAGGCGTCGCCAAGCGCCTGACAGGCTGTTTGCGCTCTAGCGATACGGTCGCCCGTCTCGGCGGCGACGAATTTACTGTAATCTTACCGGGAATTCCTCGGGAACAAGATGTTGCCAGTGTCGCTCAAAAAATCATGAGGGCCTTGCTCGTCCCGTTTATTGTCGAGCAGTCGGAAATTGAGGTCACTACCAGTATCGGCATCAGTTTGTATCCTCTCACCAGTGAAAATGCCGACGAACTGACCAAACAAGCGGACGAAGCGATGTATCGCGCGAAACATCGCGGCAAGAATCAGTATGAGTTTTTCTAA
- a CDS encoding IS607 family transposase translates to MPKKYVTPKEAQAILGVSEKTLRNWDKQGKIRAIRIPSGHRRYDISSIDGKKNRARIIYARVSSHKQKADLDRQADYLLCLYPRAEVIKEIGSGLNYNRKKFKAILERVMSGDVEQLVVGHKDRLARFGFELLKWICELNHTELVVCNNTELSPEREMVEDILAIVHVFSYRLYGLRKYKSQIKEDPGLP, encoded by the coding sequence ATGCCGAAAAAATATGTCACCCCGAAAGAAGCGCAAGCAATTCTCGGAGTCTCTGAGAAGACCCTGCGAAATTGGGACAAACAAGGAAAAATACGTGCAATTAGAATTCCCTCTGGACATCGCAGGTATGACATATCCTCGATTGACGGAAAGAAAAATAGAGCCAGGATCATCTATGCCAGAGTCAGCAGTCACAAGCAAAAAGCAGACCTTGACCGGCAAGCAGATTACCTACTTTGCCTCTACCCAAGAGCCGAAGTCATCAAAGAAATCGGGTCAGGACTCAACTACAATCGAAAAAAATTTAAAGCCATTCTGGAACGAGTTATGTCAGGAGATGTCGAACAGCTTGTGGTCGGGCACAAAGACAGATTGGCAAGATTTGGATTTGAGTTGCTCAAATGGATTTGCGAACTCAACCATACAGAACTCGTGGTTTGCAACAACACAGAACTTAGTCCAGAAAGAGAAATGGTGGAAGACATACTGGCAATCGTTCACGTCTTCTCTTACCGACTCTATGGACTCAGGAAATACAAGTCTCAAATCAAAGAAGATCCGGGTTTACCCTGA